In Aspergillus nidulans FGSC A4 chromosome II, the genomic stretch ATGTCTGTCGATGACCATCGCGGTGCAGAAATATAGGGGTATTGCTTGTTGAGCTTTCGGAGGAAGAACCAAAACACTCGGCCGTCTTTTCCGGGAAATGTGAGGAATGATCTTCCGTTGTGCAGACTCGCTACTTGCTCTCCTGGGAGGAGATTTGGAAATGAGTCTGATATACCGAAAATGCAGGCGTAGTCGACTTTCAAACCTACCACCAACTTAGCAGTTACACTCTTGAGATCAAGGGGCTTAGAGGACAGACTATTCTTCTCTCGTGCTGTGACAAGACCCGGCTGCTCAAGTTCAGCAAGACGCCACATCTCACGACGTACTCGACTATGCACTCCATCCGCCCCGACGACAAGGTCACCATGGTATTTGGATCCATCATGCGTCCGGACAGTCATGCTGTTCCTACCATCATACTCCTGCTCTACAGAAACGACGCGTTTTTCAAGAAGCACACGCGAAGTATCCGGTAGAGATGTATACAGAATATCCAACAGCTTGCGCCGTTCTAGAAACGCCAGGGGCAACCCAAACCTTTCCATCCACAGAATCAGTAAATTCTCTGTCAAGAAGCAACTTAAGACACGACCTAGGTAGTTAGGTATGGAGGAGAGACCTACCGCTCAAGAAGCACTGTGGGCGACCGATTGGTATGGCGAAACCCATCAGGGTACGAAACATGCGCTGTAGTCAGCGGCTCAACATGTCTCTGAATCTCTTCAAAAAGGCCCAATTGGTCTAAGATGCGTCCGCCGTGTGGCAAGATACCGATCGAGGCACCCTCCTGGGGAGCAATTTCCGCTCTCTTTTCCAAAATGACGAAGTCCACGTTCGGGAGCTTGGCGAGGCAGTGGGCGAGCGTGAGGCCTGCGATCGAGCCACCGACGATTATTACGTTGAAgttgaccttggccttgcgTGATggtgagggtgagggtgagggtgagggcTTCATGGTGCGGGCAGCTTCCgttctctttccttttctcgtTCTCGGGATAGGGACTATACTTCGAGCTCGGCTGGCTTTGTTTGTCTGTTTTGGGATGTGGATATGAGATGGATCTCCCCATGCTGGAGTTTCAACCTGGTCTGTACGTCAACTATCAATCGAATCCTTCTGTCTCTTACTCTGGAGACACGGCCCGTGTTCCCTGGTGACGTGATATGGATGTTACAGTGCAGTAGTCCTCCTCGGATAAACAAGTAGATATCTATATCGTCTTCGTATGGTATTCCGGTAATTTGCATTACAATTCTGCCTTTAACTTATCCGGTGGGCTGCAGAACTGGAACAGGGGGTGCCTGCACCTAGGCTCTCCTACCCTGCGCGTGGGGTCCAAAAATACAAAAGTTGGAGTGCAATTTTGGCATAATTACATGGTTTGTGTCTAGTCTTCCATGTTTAGGTGACCAACTGATTAGGTAGGACTTGTCTCTATGTTGTGCTACCAGGCGCTTATATTATGTACCGCTGACTATTCCTGGATGATTCAC encodes the following:
- a CDS encoding FAD-dependent oxidoreductase (transcript_id=CADANIAT00004175); protein product: MKPSPSPSPSPSRKAKVNFNVIIVGGSIAGLTLAHCLAKLPNVDFVILEKRAEIAPQEGASIGILPHGGRILDQLGLFEEIQRHVEPLTTAHVSYPDGFRHTNRSPTVLLERFGLPLAFLERRKLLDILYTSLPDTSRVLLEKRVVSVEQEYDGRNSMTVRTHDGSKYHGDLVVGADGVHSRVRREMWRLAELEQPGLVTAREKNSLSSKPLDLKSVTAKLVVGLKVDYACIFGISDSFPNLLPGEQVASLHNGRSFLTFPGKDGRVFWFFLRKLNKQYPYISAPRWSSTDIEKIAELFAADHIWNGVQFGDLWKRRQVVGMTNLEEGVFSTWHCGRVVCIGDSMHKVPTSLHIMVMVQLTGLGRWHPTQDKEPTAQSKTPQHLPMPSAWPSNTTTTHLKQKFTFFSNPSVKPGWLGYRKFTSPPA